The sequence below is a genomic window from Sulfurospirillum oryzae.
GCCGTTTTATTGGCAATGGATGAGCAGTATGATTTTATCGTGGTCAACTTTGCCAATGGCGATATGGTAGGGCACACAGGAAGTTTAGAAGCTGCCATGAGTGCAGTAGAAGCGGTGGATGAGCAGCTTGGAAGGTTGTTTGCAAAAGCAAAAGAATTAGGCTATGCCATCGTGCTGACAAGTGATCATGGCAATTGCGAGCAGATGTTTGATGAGGAAGGAGATAGACTCACCAATCACACAACGTTTGAGGTGTATGGTTTTGTGATGGATGAACGTGTCAAGAGTGTTCAAAAAGGGGGACTTAACAACATCGCCCCAACTGTTTTGAAACTGATGGGACTTTCAATTCCAAGCGAAATGGATAAACCCTTAGTCGAATTTTCTGGTTTGTAAGAGCCAAATTTTAGTGCATAAAAATAAATTACATATAAAGGAAATAGAATGAAATTTAGTGGAAAAAATGTTTTAGTTACGGGTGCTGCGAGTGGTATTGGTAAAGAGATTGCATTGACATTGGCAAGTTATGGCCTTAAAGTTTGGGTCAATTATCGCTCACGTCCAGAGCAAGCCGATGCGATTAAAGCAGAAATCGAAGCAGGCGGCGGTGTAGCTGCGGTGATTGGCTTTGATGTGGCGGATGAAGAGGCGTTTGTCGAAGGCATTAAAACCATCGTCGATGCGGATGGAGAACTCTCTTATTTGGTCAATAACGCAGGTATTACGAACGACAAACTCGCTATCCGCATGAAAAAAGAGGACTTTACCTCTGTGATTGATATTAATCTTACGTCTGCTTTTGTTGGTTGTCGTGAAGCCCTTAAAGCGATGAGCAAAAAGCGCTTTGGTTGTGTTGTCAACATTGCTTCTATTGTTGGTGAAACAGGCAATGCAGGGCAAGTGAATTACAGTGCAAGCAAAGGTGGCTTAATTGCGATGACAAAGAGTTTTGCGCAAGAAGGAAGTGCGAGAGATGTTCGTTTTAATGCCGTAACTCCTGGCTTTATTGCGACAGAAATGACCGACAAACTCAGTGATGAGATCAAAGAAAGTTACACTTCAAAAATTCCACTCAAACGTTTTGGAAGTCCAAAAGACATCGCTGAAGCGGTTGCTTTTTTACTCAGTGATAGCGCAAGTTACATTACAGGCGAAGTCTTGAAGGTAAATGGCGGCATGTACATGTAAAGGCAACTTTGCATGTATCAAATTCAAATTAAAGGTTTTTTTGATAAAATAGTGGAAATTTTTTAAAGGAGCTAGTAAATGGCACTATTTGATGATGTAAAAGCGGTGGTTGTTGAACAATTAAATGTAAATCCTGACGAGGTAAAAGAAGATTCAAAATTCGTAGAAGATTTGGGTGCTGATTCACTTGACGTTGTAGAACTCGTTATGGCTCTTGAAGAGAAATTTGACATTGAAATCCCAGACACTGACGCTGAGAAAATCGTTACTGTCAAAGATGCTATGTCTTACATTGAAGCACATAAATAATTATATAACACACAAAACCCGCTTAGGCGGGTTCTCCCTTTCCCACAAAAGATCACTAAAGAGGATAAAAATTTGAAAAGAGTCGTTGTAACTGGCATAGGAATGATTAATTCATTAGGTTTGGATAAAGAGAGTTCTTTTAAAGCTATCGTTGAGGGTCAATGTGGCATTAAAAGCATTAGTTCGTTTGACACAACTGAACATTCTGTTACCATTGCTGGCGAAATTACCGACTTTGATCCTAATACCATTATGAACCCAAAAGAGGTTAAAAAAGCGGACCGTTTTATTCAACTAGGTCTTGCAGCTGCTAAAGAAGCGATGGCGGATGCTAAATTTGAAGATTTTGAATCTGAATCATTTGGTGTTAGCTCGGCTTCAGGTATTGGCGGTCTTATTGTGATTGAAAAAAACTCTGTGATTGTGAACAGCGCAGGTCCTCGTAAAATTTCTCCTTTCTTTATCCCATCAGCGCTGATCAATATG
It includes:
- the fabG gene encoding 3-oxoacyl-ACP reductase FabG encodes the protein MKFSGKNVLVTGAASGIGKEIALTLASYGLKVWVNYRSRPEQADAIKAEIEAGGGVAAVIGFDVADEEAFVEGIKTIVDADGELSYLVNNAGITNDKLAIRMKKEDFTSVIDINLTSAFVGCREALKAMSKKRFGCVVNIASIVGETGNAGQVNYSASKGGLIAMTKSFAQEGSARDVRFNAVTPGFIATEMTDKLSDEIKESYTSKIPLKRFGSPKDIAEAVAFLLSDSASYITGEVLKVNGGMYM
- the acpP gene encoding acyl carrier protein; translated protein: MALFDDVKAVVVEQLNVNPDEVKEDSKFVEDLGADSLDVVELVMALEEKFDIEIPDTDAEKIVTVKDAMSYIEAHK